A window of Lysobacter sp. TY2-98 genomic DNA:
GATCGAGTTCGATCGAAATGTCGCGATCGGGCGCGTCGGACACGCGGAACTGCCGCTGCAAGCGATCCACGCACTCGCGTAGCTGGTCGGTCGACAGGAAGTTGGGCGTGCCACCGCCGAAATGCAGCTGGATGACGTCGCGGTCGCGGTCGAACAGCTGAGCCACGAGCGTGATCTCGCGATACAGCCGCGCCAGGTAGACATCGCCGCGTGTGCGATCGCGCGTGATGACGCGGTTGCAGCCGCAGTAGAAGCACGGGCTCGTGCAGAACGGCACGTGCACATAGACCGACAGGCGACGAGGGATCGGATCGCCGTTGCTGGCGTCGATGGCGGCGCGCAGGTCGGATTCGCCGAAACCCTCGCGGAACTGCGGGGCCGTCGGGTAGGAGGTGTAGCGGGGGCCCGGGCGGTCGTAGCGCTCGAGCAGTTCGCGGTCGATGGAGGCGTCGTTCGTAGCCACGGACGACACGCTATCGAGCCGGCCCGCATGCGGACTTGATCCGGATCAATCGCGGCGCGTCAGCTGCTGACGCGTCGCACCAGCTCGCCCTGCAACGTGCCGCCGCGGATGCGCACGATGGCGTGCACCGCCGTGCCGGGTGCCCAGTCGCGCTGCAACTCCTGCAGCTCGTGCGGCGTGGTGGTCAGGGTGAGATGCAGCGCTTCGTGTGTCGGCGCGCAGCCGGGGCGCGACCACGGCGCCAGTCGCACGCGCGCGGTCCAGTGTGCATCGGGCATCGCGCGTTCGGCGCAGACGCCTTCGGCCGCGACCGTGCCAGTGACCCGCACCGTCGACGCATGCAGGTGATGCAGGAAACGGGGGAACACGCCTACTCCGGCAGGCCGGCGGCTTCGGGCTGGTAGAGCACTTCCTTGACGCGCAGACGCGACGTGCGGCCACCCGGCATCTGCCAGTCGATCGCATCGCCCGCGCGCAGGCCGAGCAGTGCGGCGCCGACCGGTGCGAGCACGGAGACGTAAAGCGGCGAGGCGGCGGCGACGTCGGGATACACCACGCGTACGGTGCGCGCGGTGCCGGTGCTTTCGTCCTCGACGACGACGCTCGAATTCATGGTGACGACGTCGGCCGGAACGTCCTGCGCTTCGCGCACGTCGGCCCGCGCGATCTCGTTCTCGAGACGCTCCGCACCATCAGTGCCGGCGAACATGGGCGATGCGAGCATCGCTTCCAGTCGCGTGGCGTCACGAACGGACATGATCAGGCGCGGCGTGTCCATGGCGGCTCCCGAGTGGTGCGCGGCGAACGACGAATGAGCGCGAACCGTAGGTGCGCATCGCGCGTGGGGTCAATCGATCGCGTGGCTCGGCGACAGCGGATGTTCAGATCGCGCACAACAACGCGTCGTGCATGCGGTGGGCGATGCGACAGCGCGCGCATCGGGCGTGAGGTTTTGCGACGCAGCACGAGGCAACGCGTGCGCGACAACACGCAACGGCCAGCAACCAAGCAGCTGTTGCCGACTGACCCGTCGAGCCCAACGGACCGCCCGTCGGCTCATGACCAATGACCTAGACAAGATGGTCTAGACAAGCCGGTCTAGTCGATGCAGCATCGCCGCACGATCCCCGCGAGTCCGCCCGTGTCCGAAGCCCGCCGCAAGCTGCCCAAGCCCACACCCGCCGAACTCGAGCTACTGCGCGTGCTGTGGACTCTCGGCCCGGCGACGGTGAAGAACGTGCACCGCGCGCGTCAGGCCGAGCGGCCGGACATCACCTACGCGACGGTGCTGCGGCTGATGCAGGTCATGCACGGCAAGGGCCTGCTGCTGCGCGACGAGAGCCAGCGCTCCCACGTCTACAGCGCGGTGCAGAAACCCGACGCGCTGCGCACCGGCCTCCTCGGAGACCTCATCCAGCGCGCGTTCGCCGGCTCCGGCAAGGATCTGGTGATGGCGGCTCTGAAGGTGCATGTATCCGCCGAAGAGCGCGAGGAAATCCGTCGTTACCTGCGGGAGACCGGTGATGAGTGAGGCCTGGATCGACGCCGTGCCGCTGCTCGGGCGCGCACTCGTGCATTTCCTCTGGCAGGGCGCGCTGATCGGCGTCGCCGCGGCGGTACTGCTCGCTGCCATGCGTCGCTCTCGACCGCAGGCGCGCTACCTCGTCGGCTGCATCGCGATGCTGGCCTGCGTGCTCGCGCCGATCGCGACCATGATGCGCGTGTCCGACGTGGCGCCGGTCGGCGATGTCGTTGTCCGTGCGATCGCCGCGCGGGGCGTCGATACCGTGTCGACCTCGCCGACGGCGATGTTCGATGCGCTGATGCCGTGGCTGGTCGCGATCTGGGCCGGCGGCGCGGTGATGTTCGGCGCGCGCACGCTGGCCGGCCTCGCGTGGATCGAACGCCTGCGCCGTCACGCGCAATGCGACCTGCACGGTGTCTGGCAGGACCGGGTCGATGCGCTCGCCGGCCGCATGCATCTGCCGCGGGGCGTGACGCTGCGATTCGTCGACGATCTCGCATCGCCCATCACCGCCGGCTGGTGGAAGCCGGCGGTGCTGATGCCGGCGGCGCTCGCGACGCGCATGCCGGTCGCGCTGGTCGAAGCGCTGCTCGCGCACGAACTCGCGCACATCCGTCGCCACGACTACCTGGTCAACCTGCTGCAGGCCGTCGTCGAGGCGCTGCTGTTCTATCACCCGGTCGTGTGGTGGCTGTCGCGCCGCGTGCGCGCCGAACGTGAACTCATCGCCGATGCGCTCGCCGCCGAAGCGATCGGCGAGCCGCGCCGTCTGGCGGTCGCGCTGTCCGAACTCTCCGAACTCCACGCGGCGCCCCTGCCACGTGCCGCTCTTGCCGCCCGAGGAGGCGAACTCATGCCGCGCATCCAGAACCTGCTGCGTCCCGCGACGCCCGCCGCTGGTGGTCGTCTCGCCATTCCCGTCATCGCGCTCGTCGGGCTCGGCCTTGCGGTGTATGCGCAGGCCAGCGTCGCGCCGCAGGGGGCTGCTCCTGCCACGTCGACAACGCCGATTGTTGCCACCGCGCCCGCCGCGCGTGCATTGCCTGCGCCCGTCGCGGTGTCCGGTCCCGTACTCGCGCCGGCAGCGAATGCACAGGCCGCAGCCGACGCGGCGAGCGCATCGATCGCGCGAGATCCGTCGCCGAGTCGCGACCACGACATCGTGACGCGCGACGACGAGCACGAGATCGAACGTACCGTCGAACACGCGATGCTCGCGCAGACTGACGCGATGAAAACGGTGGCCTCCGCGCACGTACCGGATCTCGGTTCGCTCAATGTGGGCGACGATGCGATGACGTTCGATCGCAA
This region includes:
- the rnk gene encoding nucleoside diphosphate kinase regulator, producing MDTPRLIMSVRDATRLEAMLASPMFAGTDGAERLENEIARADVREAQDVPADVVTMNSSVVVEDESTGTARTVRVVYPDVAAASPLYVSVLAPVGAALLGLRAGDAIDWQMPGGRTSRLRVKEVLYQPEAAGLPE
- a CDS encoding BlaI/MecI/CopY family transcriptional regulator, which gives rise to MSEARRKLPKPTPAELELLRVLWTLGPATVKNVHRARQAERPDITYATVLRLMQVMHGKGLLLRDESQRSHVYSAVQKPDALRTGLLGDLIQRAFAGSGKDLVMAALKVHVSAEEREEIRRYLRETGDE
- a CDS encoding M56 family metallopeptidase, whose translation is MSEAWIDAVPLLGRALVHFLWQGALIGVAAAVLLAAMRRSRPQARYLVGCIAMLACVLAPIATMMRVSDVAPVGDVVVRAIAARGVDTVSTSPTAMFDALMPWLVAIWAGGAVMFGARTLAGLAWIERLRRHAQCDLHGVWQDRVDALAGRMHLPRGVTLRFVDDLASPITAGWWKPAVLMPAALATRMPVALVEALLAHELAHIRRHDYLVNLLQAVVEALLFYHPVVWWLSRRVRAERELIADALAAEAIGEPRRLAVALSELSELHAAPLPRAALAARGGELMPRIQNLLRPATPAAGGRLAIPVIALVGLGLAVYAQASVAPQGAAPATSTTPIVATAPAARALPAPVAVSGPVLAPAANAQAAADAASASIARDPSPSRDHDIVTRDDEHEIERTVEHAMLAQTDAMKTVASAHVPDLGSLNVGDDAMTFDRNGRRYRVTDPGLIARVNAAWRDTQAIGEQMSALGDRMNQQGEVMNRIGQSMSAEANNPERSQAMADAEIALNKAANEYGRLAAQAALADSDATLAARLQKLQGEMDRQSAIISTQAKLAAAPMADYERRMAEASKPMHELEQQMKPLEQRMRVETAAARRKTDALIDEAMSRGLAQPIETR